In Dolichospermum flos-aquae CCAP 1403/13F, the following proteins share a genomic window:
- a CDS encoding BON domain-containing protein, whose protein sequence is MGWLQRMFGLEQSESAQVNPISSDDANTQTTEPERMGLNGEYDQSGLAKRVALAFDQTPELDDVHTLWVAQTGSTVVLKGQVPTQDILNQLIAVAHTVDGTTDVDTTQVNTN, encoded by the coding sequence ATGGGTTGGTTACAAAGAATGTTTGGCTTAGAGCAATCGGAAAGCGCCCAAGTTAATCCAATTTCTAGCGACGATGCTAATACACAAACAACAGAGCCAGAACGCATGGGATTAAATGGAGAATATGACCAAAGTGGTTTAGCCAAGCGCGTAGCATTAGCATTTGATCAAACTCCTGAACTTGATGATGTTCACACTCTCTGGGTTGCTCAAACAGGTAGCACTGTGGTACTAAAAGGTCAAGTTCCCACCCAAGATATTCTTAATCAACTAATTGCTGTAGCTCACACTGTTGATGGCACTACAGATGTTGATACGACACAAGTTAATACTAATTAA
- a CDS encoding sensor histidine kinase, giving the protein MNRPIQFNNHPFRFLLYLEWLLLGFSALMALMPSPSPRFSVMYPELTICSLTFFGLMGLRLPTYNKINKFIYTTIEVILILITGFFGGRSARLFPFLYLILVTRSCLIFRLPGRLAVTFSSFILFLLTLRQRMPPGRFSPIAQERFWFFSFSLAVLFGLSLVFVLVLMNTVLSERQSRDKLQAANEKLRQYALRIESQATLEERNRIAREIHDSLGHSLTALNLQLETALKLSKHDIPRAMTFLATAKELGSKALQDVRQSVSTMRSHPLQEQSLEQAIQNLAADFQRSTGILPSCQISIISPLSMEVSTPIYRVIQESLTNISKYAQATEVQLELTTTLETVKLTIQDNGRGFDLEQNTTGFGLQSMRDRTLALGGEFHIHSSHNHGCQIIVDIPYL; this is encoded by the coding sequence ATGAATCGTCCTATTCAATTTAATAATCATCCTTTTCGATTTCTACTTTATTTAGAATGGCTACTATTAGGATTTTCAGCGTTAATGGCATTAATGCCATCTCCTTCACCGCGCTTTTCTGTCATGTATCCAGAACTGACAATTTGCAGTTTGACATTTTTCGGTTTAATGGGTTTAAGATTGCCTACTTACAATAAAATCAATAAATTTATTTATACGACTATTGAAGTTATATTAATTTTAATTACTGGCTTTTTTGGTGGTAGAAGTGCGAGGCTTTTTCCCTTTCTCTATCTAATTTTGGTAACTCGCAGTTGTTTAATTTTTCGACTACCAGGAAGATTAGCAGTTACTTTTTCCTCATTTATTTTATTTTTACTTACTCTCAGACAAAGGATGCCTCCTGGACGATTTTCACCAATAGCCCAAGAAAGATTTTGGTTTTTTAGTTTTAGTTTAGCAGTTTTATTTGGTTTAAGTTTAGTATTTGTTTTAGTATTAATGAATACTGTTTTATCTGAACGGCAAAGTCGAGATAAACTCCAAGCTGCAAACGAAAAACTCCGTCAATATGCCTTGAGAATTGAAAGTCAGGCAACTTTGGAAGAACGCAACCGTATTGCTAGAGAAATTCATGATTCTTTAGGACATTCTCTGACGGCTTTAAATCTTCAATTAGAAACTGCTTTAAAGTTATCAAAACATGATATACCTAGAGCAATGACGTTTTTAGCCACTGCCAAAGAACTGGGTTCAAAAGCCTTACAAGATGTCCGTCAATCGGTTTCTACCATGAGATCCCATCCTTTACAAGAACAATCGTTAGAACAGGCAATTCAGAATCTTGCGGCAGATTTTCAGCGTTCTACTGGCATTTTACCCAGTTGTCAAATATCCATTATTTCTCCATTGTCTATGGAAGTCAGCACTCCTATTTATCGAGTTATTCAAGAATCATTAACTAATATTTCTAAATATGCCCAAGCCACAGAAGTTCAACTAGAATTAACAACAACATTAGAAACTGTGAAGTTAACAATTCAGGATAATGGCAGAGGTTTTGATTTAGAGCAAAATACTACTGGATTTGGTTTACAAAGTATGCGCGATCGCACGTTGGCATTAGGAGGTGAATTTCATATTCATAGCAGTCATAATCATGGTTGTCAAATTATAGTTGATATCCCTTATTTATAG
- the ychF gene encoding redox-regulated ATPase YchF: MLRAGIVGLPNVGKSTLFNAVVANAKAEAANFPFCTIEPNVGMVSVPDDRLDVLAKIAGSAQILAARVEFVDIAGLVKGASQGEGLGNQFLSHIREVDAIVHVVRCFENDDIIHVAGSVDPARDIEIINLELGLSDLFQIEKRIDRSRKLARTSKDAQVEVEILEKLAAALNEGKSVRQVGLNAEESEIIKGLGLLTNKPIIYAANVSEEDLATGNDFVERVREVAAVENAQVVIVSAQVEAELVELPEADKADFLESLGVKEGGLKSLIRATYTLLGLRTYFTCGPKETRAWTINAGMSAPQAAGVIHSDFERGFIRAETVAYHDLVTHGSMSAAKEKGLVRSEGKEYIVQEGDVLLFRFNV, from the coding sequence ATGCTAAGAGCCGGAATTGTCGGACTTCCCAACGTCGGAAAATCAACCCTATTTAACGCTGTAGTCGCTAATGCTAAAGCTGAAGCGGCTAATTTCCCATTTTGCACCATTGAACCGAATGTTGGCATGGTTTCAGTACCAGACGACCGGTTAGACGTTCTCGCAAAAATTGCTGGTTCTGCACAAATCCTAGCAGCCCGTGTTGAATTTGTTGATATTGCCGGTTTAGTCAAAGGTGCAAGTCAAGGAGAAGGACTGGGTAATCAATTTTTATCCCACATTCGGGAAGTTGATGCCATAGTTCATGTTGTCCGTTGTTTTGAAAACGATGATATCATTCACGTAGCCGGTTCTGTTGACCCAGCGCGAGATATTGAAATCATTAATTTAGAACTTGGTTTATCTGACTTATTCCAAATTGAAAAACGGATTGATAGAAGTCGCAAACTCGCACGCACTAGCAAAGATGCCCAGGTTGAAGTAGAAATTCTCGAAAAATTAGCCGCTGCTTTAAATGAAGGCAAATCTGTCCGTCAAGTTGGTTTGAATGCCGAAGAATCGGAAATTATCAAAGGCTTAGGACTACTTACCAATAAACCAATTATTTACGCTGCTAATGTTTCTGAAGAAGATTTAGCCACAGGTAATGATTTTGTTGAGAGAGTTCGAGAAGTTGCTGCGGTCGAAAATGCCCAAGTTGTCATTGTTTCGGCTCAAGTAGAAGCGGAATTAGTGGAATTACCAGAAGCAGATAAAGCTGATTTCCTGGAATCTTTAGGTGTAAAAGAAGGTGGTTTAAAATCTTTAATTCGCGCAACTTACACTCTATTAGGTTTGCGGACTTATTTCACCTGTGGACCAAAAGAAACCCGCGCTTGGACAATTAATGCCGGAATGTCCGCACCTCAAGCTGCAGGAGTTATTCACTCTGATTTTGAACGGGGATTTATTCGGGCAGAAACGGTTGCTTATCATGATTTAGTAACTCATGGTTCAATGAGTGCAGCCAAGGAAAAAGGCTTAGTCAGAAGTGAAGGAAAAGAATATATCGTCCAAGAAGGTGATGTGTTATTATTCCGGTTTAATGTGTAA
- the ilvN gene encoding acetolactate synthase small subunit, whose protein sequence is MKHTLSVIVEDEAGVLSRIASLFARRGFNIESLAVGPAEQEGVSRITMVVPGDDRIIEQLTKQLYKLVNVLKVQDITEIPCVERELMLLKVNATSSNRSEIIELSQIFRARIVDVAEDSLTLEVVGDPGKMVAIVQVLQKFGLREIARTGKISLTRESGVNTELLKSLQAKV, encoded by the coding sequence ATGAAACATACGCTGTCAGTTATTGTGGAAGATGAAGCGGGGGTTCTATCCCGCATTGCTAGTTTATTTGCTCGTCGGGGTTTTAATATTGAAAGCCTGGCTGTGGGACCTGCGGAACAGGAAGGAGTATCCCGAATTACGATGGTTGTTCCTGGTGATGATCGCATTATTGAGCAACTTACCAAACAACTGTATAAGTTAGTTAATGTTCTCAAAGTGCAGGACATTACAGAAATTCCTTGTGTAGAAAGAGAATTGATGCTTCTGAAAGTAAATGCTACTAGCAGTAATCGTTCGGAGATTATCGAATTGTCGCAGATTTTCCGAGCGCGAATTGTGGATGTGGCTGAAGATTCTTTGACTTTGGAAGTTGTGGGTGATCCTGGTAAAATGGTGGCGATTGTGCAAGTGCTACAAAAATTTGGACTGAGAGAAATCGCTCGCACAGGTAAAATTTCTCTGACTCGTGAATCGGGTGTGAATACTGAATTACTGAAG
- a CDS encoding response regulator yields the protein MIKVLLVDDQSLIRQGLRALLELEADIEIVGEAENGQIAINLVEKLKPDVILMDIRMPIIDGVAATKEINHHFPHSKILILTTFDDDEYVKAGLQNGAMGYLLKDTPSEELAVAIRAVDKGYSQLGPGIVKKLVTQFPANSQPVLAVPANLAELTPREKEVLRLIAIGDNNREIAQKLYISEGTVKNHVTNILNRLSLRDRTQAAILANSFFTYLQQNIENK from the coding sequence ATGATTAAAGTCTTACTTGTAGATGATCAAAGTTTAATTCGTCAAGGTTTAAGAGCCTTATTAGAATTAGAAGCAGATATAGAAATTGTCGGGGAAGCTGAAAATGGTCAAATCGCAATTAATCTAGTTGAAAAATTAAAACCTGACGTAATTTTAATGGATATCAGAATGCCTATCATAGATGGAGTTGCTGCTACCAAAGAAATTAATCACCATTTTCCTCACAGCAAAATTCTTATTTTAACAACTTTTGATGATGATGAATATGTGAAAGCAGGATTACAAAATGGCGCAATGGGTTATTTACTTAAAGATACACCCTCAGAAGAGTTAGCAGTCGCCATTCGTGCAGTTGACAAAGGATATTCCCAATTGGGACCAGGAATAGTCAAAAAACTAGTCACTCAATTTCCGGCTAATTCACAACCAGTATTAGCTGTACCAGCGAACTTAGCGGAACTCACCCCTAGAGAAAAAGAAGTTTTGCGGTTAATTGCTATTGGTGATAATAATCGAGAAATTGCCCAAAAATTGTATATTTCTGAGGGTACAGTTAAAAATCATGTTACCAATATCTTAAATAGACTAAGTTTACGCGATCGCACACAAGCTGCTATCCTGGCAAATAGTTTTTTTACTTACTTACAACAAAATATTGAAAATAAATAG
- a CDS encoding thioesterase II family protein, protein MTTKTTFTSWITCPKPNPQAKLRLFCFAYAGASASVFRTWADDLPATIELCPIEIPGRGRQIKSPPYTKILPLVREIATNIIPCLDKPFAFFGYSMGALISFELIRLLRSEYSLYPLHLFIAARCAPQFPRENPPISKLPDADFLAAISQFNGTAKMVLENAELMQIFLPIIRADFTVLESYVYTSQPPLNCPISAFGGSEDPTVSYTALSAWEKQTVAPFSLKMIGGDHFFINTAKSTLVNSVIQSLQCYI, encoded by the coding sequence ATGACAACTAAAACCACTTTCACATCTTGGATAACTTGCCCTAAACCCAACCCCCAAGCTAAATTACGCCTATTTTGCTTTGCTTATGCTGGTGCTAGTGCCTCAGTTTTTCGGACTTGGGCTGATGATTTACCCGCAACTATTGAATTATGCCCTATCGAAATTCCCGGTAGAGGCAGACAAATCAAATCACCTCCATACACAAAAATCCTCCCTTTAGTCCGAGAAATAGCCACTAATATCATCCCCTGTCTAGATAAACCTTTTGCTTTTTTCGGTTACAGTATGGGTGCATTAATCAGTTTTGAGTTAATTAGGCTACTGCGTTCTGAATATAGTCTTTATCCTTTGCATCTTTTTATTGCTGCCCGTTGCGCCCCACAATTCCCTAGGGAAAACCCACCCATTTCTAAATTACCAGATGCCGATTTTTTAGCCGCAATATCCCAGTTTAATGGGACTGCCAAAATGGTGCTAGAAAATGCCGAATTGATGCAGATTTTTTTGCCGATTATTCGGGCTGATTTTACAGTTTTGGAATCCTATGTTTATACTTCTCAACCACCCCTAAATTGTCCTATTAGTGCTTTTGGTGGGTCAGAAGATCCAACAGTTAGCTATACTGCTCTTTCTGCCTGGGAAAAACAAACTGTTGCCCCTTTTTCATTGAAAATGATCGGTGGTGATCACTTTTTTATCAATACGGCTAAAAGCACTTTAGTTAATAGTGTAATTCAATCTTTACAGTGTTATATTTAA
- a CDS encoding Spy/CpxP family protein refolding chaperone — MKLKTLSLIAGTLALTLIATPFAVQAEQNNPSSPQPGKEWQKKGQFQKLNLTPEQKAKMKEIGRSTRAQIEAVLTPEQKTKLQAAMAERKAQHQAQRQQRQGQGERQEGRGKKGNIFASLNLTETQKNQIKQIRESSKQQMQAVLTPEQQAQMKQMRENMRSRRQQDKPQ; from the coding sequence ATGAAACTGAAGACATTATCACTGATTGCTGGTACTCTGGCTTTAACTTTAATCGCAACTCCATTTGCAGTTCAAGCGGAACAAAATAATCCATCCTCACCTCAACCTGGTAAAGAATGGCAAAAAAAGGGTCAATTTCAAAAGTTGAATTTGACACCTGAACAAAAAGCTAAAATGAAAGAAATCGGCCGCAGTACCCGCGCTCAAATTGAAGCTGTTTTGACTCCCGAACAAAAGACCAAATTACAAGCTGCAATGGCTGAACGTAAGGCTCAACATCAAGCGCAACGTCAACAAAGACAAGGACAAGGAGAACGTCAAGAAGGACGTGGTAAAAAAGGTAATATTTTTGCTTCTTTGAACTTAACTGAAACACAGAAAAATCAAATTAAACAAATTAGAGAGTCATCAAAACAACAAATGCAAGCTGTGTTAACTCCGGAACAGCAAGCACAAATGAAGCAAATGCGAGAAAATATGCGTTCTCGTCGTCAACAAGATAAACCTCAATAA
- a CDS encoding Hsp20/alpha crystallin family protein, translating into MTLVRWNPLREIERWEPFPEMGIIRQQMDRLFEQLLPPDAVERVGLTFIPPAEIAETDSDLKLKVEIPGLDAKDLDVEVTPESVSISGERKSETTTEAEGLTRSEFRYGKFQRVIALPAVVDNEKVAAEYKDGILYLTIPKAESEKHKAVKVRL; encoded by the coding sequence ATGACACTTGTACGTTGGAATCCGTTACGGGAAATAGAACGCTGGGAACCATTCCCTGAAATGGGTATTATCCGGCAGCAAATGGATCGCTTGTTTGAACAATTATTACCACCTGATGCAGTTGAAAGGGTGGGGTTAACTTTCATTCCTCCGGCTGAGATTGCAGAAACTGATAGTGATTTGAAGTTGAAAGTAGAAATACCAGGTTTGGACGCAAAGGATCTTGATGTCGAAGTCACTCCTGAATCGGTTTCTATTAGCGGTGAGCGGAAGTCGGAAACAACAACGGAAGCAGAAGGTTTGACTCGCTCGGAATTCCGTTATGGTAAGTTCCAACGGGTAATTGCCTTGCCTGCTGTTGTGGATAATGAGAAGGTAGCGGCAGAATATAAGGATGGAATTCTCTATCTAACTATTCCTAAAGCCGAATCGGAAAAACACAAAGCTGTGAAGGTTCGTCTTTAG